A DNA window from Brassica rapa cultivar Chiifu-401-42 unplaced genomic scaffold, CAAS_Brap_v3.01 Scaffold1075, whole genome shotgun sequence contains the following coding sequences:
- the LOC117131610 gene encoding uncharacterized protein LOC117131610, with translation MESILLEKIGLFSNKISKDDLKPGDHIYSWRNAYIYSHHGIYIGDGKVIHFTRGGGLEIGTGTFLDKLIVSSITNHGGDNPCPNCGGKQSNTHGVISSCLDCFLSGGDLLRFEYSVSPALFMSKLRGGTCTTAASDPSEEVISRAEFLLLRNGFGEYHVFENNCEDFAMYCKTGLVVGRSYVLGRSGQANSVSAAACVARMVSPWASNAIRLCSDVGMRSDAVKVPVESLVARFNQADTLAKES, from the exons ATGGAATCCATTCTTCTAGAGAAGATAGGATTATTCTCCAACAAGATCTCTAAAGACGATCTGAAACCAGGAGACCACATCTATTCATGGCGTAACGCTTATATCTATTCTCATCACG GAATCTACATAGGAGACGGAAAGGTCATTCATTTCACACGTGGAGGCGGTCTTGAAATCGGAACGGGAACTTTTTTGGACAAGCTCATCGTCAGCTCTATTACCAATCACGGAGGAGACAACCCTTGTCCTAACTGTGGAGGAAAGCAATCCAACACGCATGGAGTTATCTCTTCTTGTCTCGATTGCTTTCTCTCCGGAGGAGATCTCCTTCGCTTCGAGTACAGTGTCTCTCCGGCTCTGTTCATGTCCAAGCTCCGAGGCGGTACCTGCACGACGGCGGCTTCGGATCCTTCGGAGGAAGTGATCTCTCGTGCGGAGTTTCTTTTGCTGAGAAATGGGTTTGGTGAGTACCATGTGTTCGAGAATAACTGTGAGGATTTTGCGATGTACTGTAAGACGGGTTTGGTGGTGGGGAGAAGCTATGTGCTTGGGAGAAGCGGCCAGGCTAACTCGGTGAGTGCGGCTGCGTGTGTTGCGCGTATGGTTAGTCCTTGGGCTAGTAATGCTATACGTCTCTGTTCGGATGTTGGTATGCGGAGTGATGCTGTTAAAGTGCCTGTGGAGAGTCTCGTTGCTCGGTTTAATCAGGCTGATACATTGGCAAAGGAGAGctga